A region of Methanocorpusculum labreanum Z DNA encodes the following proteins:
- a CDS encoding DHH family phosphoesterase, which translates to MKDIVYRLGPGCEVDDIVEGNMYIGKVQGFATFGTFVQLNDRTKGLLHKSNVLTEKHERDSIVVLVNQVRPNGNIDLREVVIPEGSYETQLVAKKITLTRLSDLVSKIGRNVTIEADVVQIKQTSGPTIFTICDDSGVEDAAAFTEAGVRSYPEVNLGDIVRVFGEATRRNNQMQIEVSGMQVLKGEEADNVRGRINRALEARAEPPEVTPLVKSEVIEALWPEMRKLAKIVRRAVLTQQPIIIRHHADADGICAAVSVETAVTQFIRDNGGDPDQDNFLLRRSPSKAPFYEIEDVTRDLDMMLKDNVRFGQKLPLILLMDNGSTEEDMPSYKMTEVYGLDVIVADHHHPDDTIDKYLLSHVNPYHVGGDFGVTAGMLGTEIARLINPAVESRILHFPAVAGVADRSEAPELDSYLALIEGQYTRDECKDMALSLDYEQYWLRFNDGREIVKDILNINNAPERHAKLVNLLVTEANAAIEDQMNTMMPHIHDQKLTSGANLFLADVEMFAHRFTFPPPGKSSGEVHDILCKKYVDEPVVTLGLGPDFAVIRSRGVRMNIPQMVRSMRDEMPGAGISGGGHLVVGSIKFVEGMRAQVIEKMIEKISEFPVTSL; encoded by the coding sequence ATGAAAGATATCGTATACCGGCTCGGCCCGGGTTGTGAAGTGGATGACATTGTTGAAGGCAACATGTACATCGGCAAAGTCCAGGGTTTCGCGACGTTCGGCACCTTCGTCCAGTTAAACGACAGGACCAAAGGTCTCCTGCATAAAAGCAATGTCCTGACCGAAAAACATGAACGCGATTCGATCGTCGTTCTTGTCAATCAGGTCCGCCCCAACGGAAACATCGATCTCAGAGAGGTTGTGATCCCCGAAGGAAGCTACGAGACCCAGCTCGTTGCAAAGAAGATCACGCTTACGAGACTCTCCGATCTTGTGTCAAAGATCGGCAGAAACGTGACGATCGAAGCGGACGTCGTCCAGATCAAACAGACGTCGGGCCCGACCATCTTTACCATCTGCGATGACTCGGGTGTCGAGGATGCGGCGGCTTTCACCGAAGCAGGCGTCCGCTCCTATCCCGAAGTAAATCTCGGCGACATCGTCAGAGTATTCGGCGAAGCCACCCGCAGAAACAACCAGATGCAGATCGAGGTCTCCGGGATGCAGGTCCTTAAGGGTGAGGAAGCCGACAATGTCCGCGGACGGATCAACCGTGCTCTTGAAGCACGCGCTGAGCCGCCGGAAGTCACCCCCCTCGTTAAAAGCGAAGTTATCGAAGCACTCTGGCCCGAGATGCGCAAACTCGCCAAGATCGTCCGCCGCGCCGTTTTGACCCAGCAGCCGATCATCATCCGTCACCACGCGGATGCCGATGGAATCTGTGCCGCCGTCTCCGTCGAAACTGCCGTGACCCAGTTCATCCGGGACAACGGCGGGGATCCGGATCAGGACAACTTCCTTCTGCGCCGCTCGCCCTCGAAAGCTCCCTTCTATGAGATCGAGGACGTGACCAGAGATCTGGACATGATGCTCAAAGACAATGTCCGGTTCGGTCAGAAACTTCCGCTCATTCTTCTCATGGACAACGGCTCGACCGAAGAGGACATGCCGTCCTACAAGATGACTGAGGTGTATGGTCTCGACGTGATCGTTGCCGACCACCACCACCCTGACGACACCATCGACAAGTATCTCCTTTCCCACGTGAACCCGTATCATGTCGGCGGCGACTTCGGCGTCACCGCGGGTATGCTTGGAACGGAAATCGCCCGGCTGATCAACCCGGCCGTCGAGTCCCGCATTCTTCACTTCCCGGCGGTAGCCGGAGTCGCAGACAGAAGCGAGGCCCCAGAACTCGATTCCTATCTTGCCTTAATCGAAGGACAATACACCCGCGATGAATGCAAAGACATGGCCCTGTCTCTTGATTACGAGCAGTACTGGCTCAGATTCAATGACGGACGCGAGATCGTCAAAGACATCCTCAATATCAACAACGCTCCCGAACGTCATGCAAAACTCGTGAACCTCCTCGTCACCGAGGCGAATGCCGCGATCGAGGATCAGATGAACACGATGATGCCCCACATCCATGATCAGAAACTCACCTCAGGTGCGAATCTGTTCCTTGCCGATGTGGAGATGTTTGCCCACCGGTTCACCTTCCCGCCTCCGGGAAAATCCTCCGGCGAAGTGCACGATATCCTCTGCAAGAAGTACGTGGACGAACCTGTCGTCACGCTTGGTCTCGGCCCGGACTTTGCGGTCATCAGATCCCGGGGTGTTCGAATGAACATTCCGCAGATGGTCAGATCCATGCGTGACGAAATGCCGGGAGCCGGAATCTCGGGCGGAGGTCACCTCGTTGTCGGCAGTATCAAATTTGTCGAGGGTATGCGTGCCCAGGTAATCGAGAAGATGATCGAGAAGATCTCGGAATTCCCCGTAACTTCCCTTTAA
- a CDS encoding DUF373 family protein has translation MRARTLILSIDRDDDVGYKAGVESPAVGREACLDAAIRLGTADPEDSDTNAIFQAIKTYDELKENGEDVEVAVIGGNHMNMLEGDRRVSELLEQVIETTGVTECILISDGAEDEYVLPIIQSHIKVASVVRVIIKQLPNIEGTYYIIKKLMNDPKIAKSVLLPIGFVLLLYALVALLAPGVSATLVAVGIIGIYLLFKGFNFDEYFIYAGHAVIESFKKGQFSFVAYLVAVILVIGGVISGLMSVITNYPNSGDVGVLYLALTFLFGAVIWVIIAALVAAAGKITDYIQNNQEGISRIFVVPFFVVAIGMITYGAVIYFLSIAPVEPFPFTTTDGIIAMMLLTVTGLAVAFMGIYFRPRVQKRVQTWMEIRERLEEEETSGNKGKPVYKKVKY, from the coding sequence ATGAGGGCACGGACTCTTATTCTGAGCATTGACAGAGATGACGACGTGGGATATAAGGCCGGCGTGGAGAGCCCCGCGGTTGGAAGGGAAGCCTGCCTCGATGCGGCAATACGCCTTGGAACAGCTGATCCTGAAGATTCCGATACGAATGCCATTTTTCAGGCCATAAAAACCTACGATGAGCTGAAGGAGAACGGCGAAGACGTGGAAGTCGCCGTGATCGGTGGAAATCACATGAACATGCTCGAAGGGGACAGGAGAGTCAGCGAGCTTCTTGAACAGGTCATCGAAACCACCGGTGTGACCGAATGTATCCTCATCTCCGACGGAGCGGAGGATGAATACGTCCTCCCGATCATCCAGTCCCACATCAAAGTGGCGAGCGTTGTCCGGGTAATAATCAAACAGCTCCCGAACATCGAAGGCACATATTATATCATCAAGAAACTGATGAACGATCCAAAAATCGCAAAAAGCGTTCTGCTCCCAATCGGTTTCGTCCTTCTTCTCTACGCTCTTGTTGCCCTGCTTGCACCCGGCGTTTCCGCAACTCTTGTGGCGGTTGGAATCATCGGTATATATCTCCTCTTTAAGGGATTCAATTTTGACGAGTACTTCATTTATGCAGGACATGCGGTCATCGAATCATTCAAAAAAGGCCAGTTCTCCTTCGTTGCCTATCTGGTAGCCGTGATCCTGGTCATCGGAGGTGTCATCTCGGGACTGATGAGCGTAATTACCAATTACCCAAACTCGGGAGATGTGGGTGTCCTCTACCTTGCACTGACATTCCTCTTTGGAGCGGTCATCTGGGTCATCATCGCCGCCCTTGTCGCCGCCGCCGGAAAGATCACGGATTACATCCAGAATAATCAGGAAGGTATTTCCAGAATATTCGTCGTGCCGTTCTTTGTCGTTGCCATAGGAATGATCACTTACGGCGCCGTGATCTACTTCCTCTCCATCGCACCGGTAGAACCATTTCCGTTCACCACTACAGACGGGATCATCGCAATGATGCTTCTTACCGTCACCGGCCTTGCAGTCGCTTTTATGGGCATCTACTTCAGACCCCGGGTGCAGAAAAGAGTTCAGACCTGGATGGAGATCCGGGAGAGACTTGAGGAAGAGGAAACATCAGGAAATAAAGGAAAACCCGTATATAAAAAAGTAAAATACTAA
- a CDS encoding pyridoxal phosphate-dependent aminotransferase, producing MQKYFPEKAVHGGRIIALRQKYGPDLLDVSASMNPFLPHISCDFRDVDLCEYPDDTYSALKDKIGRVFSRRSDEICVGNGSAELIRVYCSVVLSGQSPVRIDPPTFGEYALSATLAGALIIPGRDADLRIICNPNNPTGILTSRDEMLAILDDCTKKNSRLFVDEAFMELAARDESISDIRSDDLFVMRSITKCFSVPGIRFGFGFGPADLIEKIETVRTPWAVNAFAEAFTMQALDHYDELVDSAEKISREREWYFARLAELGLTFAPSSVNYILVHLGRNAAAFTEAMLKHGVLVRDCTSFGLPDSIRISIETREKNLRVVEALRECLR from the coding sequence ATGCAGAAATATTTCCCTGAGAAAGCGGTGCACGGCGGCCGGATTATCGCTTTACGCCAGAAATACGGCCCCGATCTTCTTGATGTGAGTGCAAGCATGAATCCATTTTTACCTCATATCTCCTGTGATTTCAGGGATGTTGATCTCTGCGAGTATCCTGATGATACATATAGTGCGTTAAAGGATAAAATTGGTCGTGTCTTTTCCCGCCGCAGCGATGAGATCTGCGTTGGAAACGGCTCGGCGGAGCTTATTCGCGTCTACTGCAGCGTTGTTCTCTCCGGTCAATCTCCCGTCAGGATTGATCCGCCGACATTTGGTGAGTATGCGCTTTCCGCAACACTTGCCGGCGCTCTTATCATCCCTGGCAGGGATGCGGATCTTCGGATCATCTGTAATCCAAACAACCCGACAGGTATTCTGACATCCCGTGATGAAATGCTTGCTATTTTGGATGACTGTACGAAAAAGAATTCCCGTCTCTTCGTGGATGAGGCATTTATGGAACTTGCCGCACGCGATGAGTCTATTTCGGATATCAGGTCGGACGATCTTTTTGTGATGCGTTCGATCACCAAATGCTTCTCGGTGCCGGGTATAAGATTTGGTTTCGGGTTCGGTCCGGCGGATCTGATTGAGAAAATCGAAACGGTGCGAACCCCCTGGGCGGTGAACGCATTTGCAGAAGCCTTTACCATGCAGGCTCTCGACCACTACGATGAACTCGTCGATTCTGCAGAAAAAATATCGCGGGAACGGGAGTGGTACTTCGCCCGCCTTGCTGAACTCGGGCTTACTTTTGCACCAAGTTCGGTAAACTATATACTAGTGCATCTCGGCAGGAATGCGGCCGCGTTCACCGAGGCGATGCTGAAACACGGTGTTCTGGTTAGGGACTGCACATCCTTTGGTCTGCCCGACTCGATTCGTATCTCGATCGAAACCCGGGAGAAGAACCTCCGTGTCGTGGAGGCACTGAGAGAATGCTTGCGCTGA
- a CDS encoding glutamate--tRNA ligase, with protein MADADIRNDIYVLALENAVKHKAVPRAGAILGSVMGAHPELRSKAKEINALIPEILEEVAALSIEEREEKLMSLNPGAIEKMHEKKERSHELPDLPNAESGVVMRFAPNPSGPLHLGHARASVLNDYYVKKYGGKFYYRVEDTDPKRVDPSAYEMVSEDLAWLGIGITDVVYQSDRFAIYYEYARKLLELGGAYMCTCDNNEFREKKLKKIACPCREISVEENLKRFDDMLAGKYAEGEITLRVKTDIAHPDPAVRDFAAMRVLTSTPHPRKPAIFVYPLMNFSVAVDDHLLGMTHVIRGKDHIANTRRQEYIYNYFGWKMPYFYHYGRMSIAGLELSTSGMRKGINEGLYTGWDDIHLGTLRALARRGIQPEAVRAATIDIGMGDTDISFSWENLFAQNKAVIDAGADRYFFVPDAVEVEIAGAPKTEAHAPVYPNQPERGERVLPFTGRVLLPKSEMEKGGMLRLKDLFNINITGPNSAEYAGDSLAEARSQKAAIVQWLPTETAAPCSLLTPEGIQEGFSEPAVLGYLGRIVQFERVGFSKIDAVNDGKVIAYFTHR; from the coding sequence ATGGCAGATGCAGATATTCGAAACGATATATATGTCCTGGCACTGGAAAACGCGGTTAAACACAAGGCCGTTCCCCGTGCCGGCGCGATTCTTGGAAGCGTGATGGGTGCCCACCCCGAACTTCGAAGCAAGGCAAAAGAGATCAATGCTCTCATCCCGGAGATCCTTGAAGAAGTCGCCGCTCTTTCGATTGAAGAACGCGAAGAGAAACTGATGTCTCTCAATCCCGGAGCAATAGAAAAGATGCATGAGAAGAAGGAGAGGAGCCATGAACTTCCCGATCTTCCAAACGCAGAATCAGGGGTCGTCATGCGTTTTGCGCCCAATCCATCCGGTCCGCTTCATCTGGGACACGCCCGCGCCTCGGTTCTAAACGACTACTACGTGAAAAAATACGGCGGGAAATTCTACTACCGTGTCGAAGATACCGATCCAAAACGCGTTGACCCGTCTGCATACGAGATGGTCTCCGAGGATCTTGCATGGCTTGGGATCGGGATCACCGATGTGGTTTATCAGTCGGATCGTTTTGCGATCTATTATGAATATGCACGAAAACTCCTCGAACTCGGCGGGGCGTATATGTGTACCTGCGACAACAACGAGTTCCGCGAGAAAAAGCTCAAGAAGATCGCCTGCCCCTGCCGCGAGATCTCCGTTGAAGAGAATCTGAAAAGATTCGACGACATGCTTGCCGGAAAGTATGCCGAAGGAGAAATCACGCTCCGGGTCAAGACCGATATCGCCCATCCGGATCCGGCCGTCCGTGATTTTGCCGCGATGCGTGTTTTAACGAGCACGCCCCACCCGAGAAAGCCGGCGATCTTCGTCTACCCGCTGATGAACTTCTCGGTGGCGGTCGACGATCATCTGCTTGGGATGACGCATGTTATCCGCGGCAAGGATCATATCGCAAACACCCGTCGTCAGGAGTATATCTACAACTACTTCGGCTGGAAGATGCCGTACTTCTATCATTATGGAAGGATGTCCATTGCTGGACTCGAACTTTCCACCTCCGGCATGCGCAAAGGGATCAACGAAGGTCTCTACACCGGCTGGGACGATATCCATCTTGGAACGCTTCGCGCTCTTGCCCGCCGCGGGATCCAGCCGGAGGCAGTTCGCGCTGCCACGATCGATATCGGTATGGGTGATACGGATATCTCGTTCTCCTGGGAAAATCTGTTTGCCCAGAACAAAGCGGTGATCGATGCCGGCGCGGATCGGTATTTCTTCGTTCCGGATGCTGTTGAAGTGGAAATCGCCGGCGCCCCAAAGACCGAGGCCCATGCTCCGGTGTATCCGAATCAGCCCGAGCGGGGAGAACGCGTTCTTCCGTTCACGGGCCGCGTTCTTCTGCCGAAGAGTGAGATGGAAAAAGGCGGAATGCTTCGACTCAAGGATCTGTTCAATATCAATATCACAGGTCCGAACTCTGCCGAGTATGCGGGTGATTCGCTTGCCGAGGCCCGTTCTCAAAAGGCGGCGATCGTTCAGTGGCTCCCAACGGAAACGGCAGCTCCCTGCTCGCTCCTTACGCCGGAAGGCATCCAGGAAGGCTTCTCTGAGCCGGCAGTTCTTGGGTATCTCGGCCGGATCGTTCAGTTCGAGCGAGTCGGCTTTTCCAAGATCGATGCCGTGAATGATGGAAAAGTGATCGCCTACTTCACGCACCGCTGA
- a CDS encoding NTP transferase domain-containing protein, producing MLALILAGGEGSRLRLGEKALVMVHNRPMIAWVLEAFTEAGCEPIVVTSYKTPFTRNWCRANDVAFIDTQGTGYVEDLCEAVEISGEDGPLFTSAADIPCLTADIIEHVLDSYRSSDKPACSTWVPLTLCERYGMQPRYREEIDGVAATPCALNIFMGSLVAEVQDELCLLLDEPGLAFNINTREELAVLEREFCFVRPC from the coding sequence ATGCTTGCGCTGATCCTTGCCGGCGGTGAGGGTTCCAGGCTCCGCCTCGGCGAGAAAGCTCTTGTGATGGTCCATAACCGGCCGATGATCGCCTGGGTGCTTGAAGCATTCACCGAAGCGGGGTGTGAGCCGATCGTCGTCACGTCCTATAAAACCCCGTTTACCCGGAACTGGTGCCGTGCAAACGATGTTGCGTTCATCGATACGCAGGGAACTGGCTATGTCGAGGATCTCTGTGAAGCGGTGGAAATCTCCGGAGAAGACGGCCCGCTCTTTACGTCAGCGGCCGACATCCCCTGCCTCACGGCCGATATTATCGAACATGTGCTCGATTCATATCGTTCCTCGGACAAACCGGCATGTTCGACCTGGGTCCCGCTTACACTCTGCGAACGATACGGCATGCAGCCAAGATACCGCGAGGAGATCGACGGGGTCGCAGCAACGCCGTGTGCGCTCAATATTTTCATGGGAAGTCTCGTTGCCGAGGTGCAGGATGAACTCTGTCTTTTGCTCGATGAACCTGGTCTCGCGTTCAATATCAACACGCGTGAAGAGCTGGCGGTTTTAGAACGCGAATTTTGTTTTGTTCGACCCTGTTAG
- a CDS encoding DUF7123 family protein, protein MAEPKTILERYNETQAKILGYLKAGVSKGGRFFKAKYIAKDLGLSSKEVGTNLAILSEICDELDISRWSYSNSTTWMVTSKSMQY, encoded by the coding sequence ATGGCCGAACCTAAAACAATTCTTGAAAGATACAATGAAACCCAGGCGAAGATCCTCGGATACCTGAAAGCAGGTGTATCCAAGGGTGGAAGATTCTTTAAAGCGAAGTATATCGCTAAAGATCTCGGTCTCTCCTCGAAGGAAGTCGGGACCAACCTCGCCATCCTCTCCGAAATTTGCGACGAGCTGGACATCAGCCGCTGGAGTTACTCCAACAGTACCACCTGGATGGTAACGAGCAAATCCATGCAATATTAA
- the ftsZ gene encoding cell division protein FtsZ, with the protein MQSIINEALKNSELEKGMQTTSIVDDDDMLGQPRIVIVGCGGAGNNTINRLHNMKVAGSETIAINTDKQHLDMIQADKRVLIGKSLTRGLGAGGFPDVGRRAAEMARPTLEEILKDADLVFVTAGMGGGTGTGSAPVVAQIAKEHGAIVIAMVSYPFQVERARMLKAEDGLEAMRQAADSVIVLDNNRLKNFVPNLPLGQAFSVMDQLIAETVKGISETITEPSLINIDYADVRAIMSKGGLAVMLVGESKQQNKAESVIRDCLAHPLLDIDFRGATGSLIHITGGNDLTLHDAEEIAQQLTYELDPHADVIWGARVRKDFEGKVSVMAIMTGIQCPQVLGGHSVSTFQVGNTSSNKSSQSPSASSTHQQNTATARSGSSFDWIM; encoded by the coding sequence ATGCAGAGTATTATCAATGAGGCACTGAAGAACTCGGAGCTCGAAAAAGGAATGCAGACGACATCGATCGTCGATGACGACGACATGCTCGGACAGCCGAGAATCGTCATTGTCGGATGCGGAGGCGCAGGAAACAACACGATCAACAGACTTCACAACATGAAGGTCGCAGGATCCGAAACCATCGCAATCAACACCGATAAGCAGCACTTGGACATGATCCAGGCAGACAAGCGCGTTTTGATCGGCAAATCCCTGACCCGCGGACTTGGTGCAGGAGGATTCCCCGATGTTGGCCGCCGTGCCGCCGAGATGGCACGCCCGACCCTTGAAGAGATCTTGAAAGATGCCGACCTCGTTTTCGTCACCGCAGGCATGGGCGGAGGAACCGGAACCGGATCGGCACCAGTAGTCGCACAGATCGCCAAAGAGCACGGAGCCATCGTCATTGCAATGGTAAGCTATCCATTCCAGGTAGAACGGGCGAGAATGCTGAAAGCGGAAGACGGTCTCGAGGCAATGCGCCAGGCAGCAGACTCCGTAATCGTTCTCGACAACAACAGACTCAAAAACTTCGTACCGAACCTGCCGCTCGGCCAGGCATTTTCCGTCATGGATCAGCTCATCGCCGAGACTGTTAAAGGCATCTCCGAGACGATCACCGAGCCGTCCTTAATCAACATCGACTACGCAGACGTTCGCGCCATCATGAGCAAAGGCGGCCTTGCAGTCATGCTTGTCGGAGAGTCAAAACAGCAGAACAAGGCCGAGTCCGTTATCCGCGACTGTCTTGCCCACCCGCTTCTCGACATCGACTTCCGCGGAGCAACCGGCAGCCTGATCCACATCACCGGCGGAAACGATCTCACGCTCCACGACGCAGAAGAGATCGCACAGCAGCTCACCTATGAACTCGACCCGCACGCAGATGTCATCTGGGGAGCAAGAGTCCGCAAAGATTTCGAAGGAAAAGTTTCCGTCATGGCAATCATGACCGGCATCCAGTGTCCCCAGGTCCTCGGCGGCCACTCGGTCAGCACGTTCCAGGTCGGCAACACCAGCTCAAACAAATCCTCACAGAGCCCCTCGGCATCTTCCACCCATCAGCAAAATACCGCGACTGCACGCAGCGGTTCCTCGTTTGACTGGATCATGTAA
- a CDS encoding coiled-coil protein, whose amino-acid sequence MTEDLVDKRKLLLEESEEHKAKRNELNSQASQFARERNELNNATRQYVEDAQKNKELRDQSNNDVQSLKEKRNELNDKANTLFEEIDALRGEQGTGSAAQSHEKKPSAKDIQRQIDQLEERQQTESMSKEKENELVDKIKQLRTELKDQEVEHEQNKEVRTRLIEAREFRKQASAIHAEVTEKAELAQKHHDLMVECYRKADKSREGADAKHKQFVEAQEAADAEHKQFLECQKQLRDYDKVLTGIRSKQKKVKSVKENKSARKEAETIFNAFKSGEKLTTEDLLKLQRSKLI is encoded by the coding sequence TTGACCGAAGATCTTGTCGATAAAAGAAAATTACTCCTTGAAGAGTCTGAAGAACACAAAGCAAAGCGTAACGAGTTAAACTCCCAGGCAAGCCAGTTTGCCCGCGAAAGAAACGAGTTAAACAACGCAACCCGCCAGTATGTCGAGGACGCACAGAAAAACAAAGAGCTCCGTGACCAGTCCAATAACGACGTTCAGTCCCTGAAAGAGAAAAGGAACGAGTTAAACGACAAGGCAAACACCCTCTTTGAAGAAATCGATGCCCTCAGAGGAGAGCAGGGAACCGGTTCGGCGGCACAGAGCCACGAAAAGAAGCCCTCGGCAAAAGACATCCAGCGTCAGATCGACCAGCTCGAAGAGAGACAGCAGACTGAGTCGATGTCCAAAGAGAAGGAAAATGAGCTTGTTGACAAAATCAAACAGCTCAGGACCGAACTCAAGGACCAGGAAGTCGAGCACGAACAGAATAAAGAAGTCCGCACCCGCTTAATCGAGGCACGCGAATTCCGCAAGCAGGCATCCGCAATCCACGCTGAAGTAACCGAGAAGGCCGAACTTGCCCAGAAACACCACGACCTCATGGTCGAGTGCTACAGGAAGGCAGACAAATCACGGGAAGGCGCAGACGCAAAACACAAACAGTTCGTCGAGGCACAGGAAGCTGCAGATGCAGAACACAAACAGTTCCTCGAATGCCAGAAACAGCTCCGTGACTATGACAAAGTCTTAACCGGCATCCGCTCAAAGCAGAAGAAAGTCAAGAGCGTAAAAGAGAACAAGTCCGCAAGGAAGGAAGCAGAAACCATCTTCAACGCATTCAAGAGCGGAGAGAAGCTCACCACCGAGGACTTATTAAAACTTCAGCGCTCAAAGCTTATCTGA
- a CDS encoding amidohydrolase family protein, whose translation MTQIFDNALLFNPAVGEWQQASFSVEDGMVKLVGKPGSLTGETVHDLCGAQVVPGLIDAHVHIESSLLTPREFGHLSLVSGVTTVIADPHEIANVSGCAGIDFMLEDAKSSPADIFFMIPSCVPATPLDKGGAVVSSEDVASYKNTPAVIGLGEMMNVPGVLFDDPEVLAKLAVFDHVDGHAPGLSGEALCRYAAHHIKTDHECISALEANENSLLGCVFFSAKGMLRKMLPLSQKS comes from the coding sequence ATGACGCAGATCTTCGATAATGCCCTTCTTTTTAATCCTGCCGTCGGCGAGTGGCAGCAGGCATCATTCTCCGTCGAAGACGGTATGGTGAAGCTCGTTGGAAAACCAGGGTCCCTAACTGGGGAGACCGTGCATGATCTCTGCGGAGCACAGGTTGTCCCGGGCCTGATCGATGCCCATGTGCATATCGAGAGTTCTCTTCTTACCCCTCGCGAGTTCGGTCATCTTTCTCTTGTCAGCGGCGTGACAACGGTGATCGCGGATCCTCACGAGATCGCAAATGTGTCCGGATGCGCCGGTATCGATTTCATGCTTGAGGATGCAAAAAGTTCTCCGGCGGATATCTTCTTCATGATCCCTTCCTGCGTTCCGGCGACGCCGCTGGACAAAGGAGGGGCCGTCGTCTCGTCAGAAGACGTGGCCTCATACAAAAATACTCCAGCAGTCATCGGTCTTGGCGAGATGATGAATGTTCCGGGCGTTCTTTTTGACGATCCGGAAGTTCTCGCTAAACTCGCCGTCTTCGATCACGTCGACGGGCATGCACCGGGACTCTCCGGCGAAGCGCTCTGCAGATACGCAGCTCACCATATAAAAACGGATCATGAGTGTATCTCCGCTCTGGAAGCAAACGAAAACTCTCTCTTGGGATGTGTGTTTTTCTCCGCGAAGGGGATGCTGCGAAAAATGTTGCCGCTCTCTCAAAAATCGTGA
- a CDS encoding ribbon-helix-helix domain-containing protein yields MDRITIRLPPQQVELLEKLVESGEFPTVSEAVRYAVREFLSQRGDRIMRDSDQISTFDARL; encoded by the coding sequence ATGGACCGAATCACCATACGCCTACCCCCGCAGCAGGTCGAACTGCTTGAAAAACTTGTCGAATCAGGCGAGTTTCCCACCGTTTCCGAAGCAGTACGATATGCAGTAAGGGAGTTCCTCTCCCAGAGAGGAGATAGGATTATGCGTGACAGTGATCAGATCTCCACGTTTGACGCACGATTATAA
- a CDS encoding adenine deaminase C-terminal domain-containing protein, which produces MYLRSGSKRKLSLGMCVFLREGDAAKNVAALSKIVNDVTAARCCFCTDDRHADSRVREGSIDHCIRIAVQSGMSLELALRLATLSAADCFGLADRGMIAPGRLADFCVLQDGPEFCVSSVYKRGVLASSIPKPGPAGQCICPPFSCRIPTKEELALPTGNLRVIGLVPGEIITEALESSKVGSVHKVVSVDRYRSAGFGVGLVKGFSFVKGAIAASISHDAHNIISAGVTDEEIISAVTAVKDSGGGMAVVCDGITTVLPLPCGGLMTPLSYEELLVRMDGLAERLQATGASPTAFMSLSFLSLTVIPHLRITPRGLFDGDSFKDVPILFE; this is translated from the coding sequence GTGTATCTCCGCTCTGGAAGCAAACGAAAACTCTCTCTTGGGATGTGTGTTTTTCTCCGCGAAGGGGATGCTGCGAAAAATGTTGCCGCTCTCTCAAAAATCGTGAACGATGTGACCGCCGCCCGGTGCTGTTTCTGCACGGACGACCGGCATGCGGATTCCCGGGTCCGGGAAGGTTCGATCGACCACTGTATCCGAATCGCGGTACAATCCGGGATGAGTCTGGAGCTGGCTCTCCGGCTTGCGACCCTTTCTGCGGCCGACTGTTTTGGTCTCGCCGACCGCGGGATGATCGCCCCCGGTCGCCTCGCGGATTTCTGCGTGCTGCAGGACGGCCCGGAATTCTGCGTCTCGAGCGTCTATAAACGCGGCGTTTTGGCCTCTTCCATCCCAAAACCGGGCCCGGCAGGTCAGTGTATCTGCCCGCCGTTTTCCTGCCGTATCCCGACAAAAGAGGAACTTGCTCTTCCAACGGGAAATCTCCGGGTCATAGGACTTGTCCCGGGAGAGATCATAACCGAGGCTCTTGAAAGCTCGAAGGTCGGCAGCGTTCATAAGGTCGTGAGTGTCGACCGCTACCGGTCCGCAGGATTCGGCGTGGGACTCGTGAAAGGATTTTCCTTTGTGAAAGGGGCCATCGCCGCTTCGATCTCGCACGATGCCCACAATATCATTTCGGCCGGTGTCACGGATGAGGAGATCATTTCAGCCGTCACCGCGGTAAAAGACAGCGGCGGGGGAATGGCGGTCGTCTGCGACGGAATTACCACCGTTCTCCCTCTTCCGTGCGGTGGGCTGATGACGCCCCTTTCGTATGAAGAACTCCTTGTCCGCATGGATGGGCTTGCCGAGAGACTGCAGGCGACCGGCGCCTCCCCCACTGCGTTCATGAGCCTTTCATTCCTTTCTCTTACGGTGATCCCTCATCTCAGAATCACGCCTCGCGGCCTTTTTGACGGAGATTCGTTCAAAGACGTGCCGATTCTTTTCGAGTAG